A single genomic interval of Pogoniulus pusillus isolate bPogPus1 chromosome 24, bPogPus1.pri, whole genome shotgun sequence harbors:
- the LOC135186352 gene encoding intestinal mucin-like protein, translating to MVEDGGCCGKCIEVACKIKLSNGSIHVLKVDEILRLDNCSHYKCEKIEDQFVAVQSKRVCPAYEPGECDPNETETTPDGCCTVCKPPNCKPYSKKTVIRHGDCESPEPVELSYCEGTCPGSSVYSLEANQMHHECSCCYESGTQTREATLTCQNGTSINYRYLYVERCQCINGCSSESSAQQDLQTKKSTGYAALQKSILAR from the exons ATGGTTGAGGATGGAGGGTGCTGTGGGAAGTGTATTGAAGTGGCCTGCAAAATCAAACTGAGTAACGGCAGCATCCATGTGCTCAAG GTGGATGAGATCCTGCGGCTCGACAACTGCAGCCACTACAAATGTGAAAAAATCGAAGATCAATTTGTTGCAGTCCAATCTAAACGAGTCTGCCCTGCCTATGAGCCAGGAGAGTGTGATCCT AATGAAACAGAGACAACtcctgatggctgctgcacagtGTGCAAAC CTCCAAACTGCAAACCTTACAGCAAGAAAACAGTGATCCGCCATGGTGACTGTGAATCTCCCGAACCCGTCGAGCTGTCATATTGTGAAGGAACTTGTCCTGGCTCCTCAGT GTACTCTCTTGAGGCAAACCAGATGCATCACGAGTGTAGCTGCTGCTACGAGTCCGGCACCCAGACCAGAGAGGCGACCCTGACATGCCAAAATGGGACCAGCATCAATTACAGGTATCTCTACGTGGAGAGGTGCCAGTGCATCAATGGCTGTTCCTCAGAAAGCTCTGCACAGCAAGATCTCCAAACCAAAAAATCCACAGGGTATGCTGCCCTGCAAAAGAGCATCCTGGCCAGATGA